From the genome of Mycetocola spongiae, one region includes:
- a CDS encoding DUF4350 domain-containing protein has product MSTPPVPEGRRARRAAREAARGFAAPAAFSAAPTAVAPDPDTPPGPDSSTPTVRAALRRTAFWIIVVLGGLLVIAATLSLTRPDASRGTRLGAEDSSPGGSRAVVQVLRDRGVDVQIATDYDAARELLARGGSTLLLADENRYLNAERVERLLGEADRSVLVEPGFLVLDALFPGVTMAGTLGEQTASACTRATSISGGNAYRGTPADTGCFGDPDTGYLLLTPAGGRTALLGASAILQNESIADHENAAFALGLLGSTPRLVWYQPTTADLEVTGGAGVSAAEATPVWLTSVLGLILLTALGAMAWRGRRFGALVAEDLPVIVPAAETMRGRARLYQSLGARERALDALRIGTIDRIASALGLPRHATVTEVSAAAADRLGRPRAEVHAILFDTLPRGERDLMAGSAALSALEAAINASVQIAPPRPLPRHRSEVDSYDHDPRREYRAR; this is encoded by the coding sequence GTGAGTACTCCCCCCGTACCCGAGGGCCGCCGCGCCCGCCGCGCAGCCCGCGAGGCCGCGCGCGGATTTGCCGCACCCGCCGCGTTTTCCGCCGCCCCCACCGCGGTGGCCCCCGACCCGGACACCCCGCCCGGACCGGACTCCAGCACCCCCACGGTGCGCGCGGCCCTGCGCCGCACCGCGTTCTGGATCATCGTGGTCCTCGGCGGCCTGCTGGTGATCGCCGCGACCCTCTCGCTGACCCGCCCGGATGCCTCCCGCGGCACCCGGCTGGGCGCCGAGGATTCCAGCCCGGGCGGCTCACGCGCCGTGGTGCAGGTCCTGCGCGATCGCGGTGTGGACGTGCAGATCGCCACCGATTATGACGCCGCCCGCGAATTGCTCGCGCGCGGCGGCAGCACCCTGCTACTCGCCGATGAAAACCGCTATCTGAACGCCGAACGCGTGGAGCGCCTCCTGGGCGAGGCCGACCGCTCGGTGCTGGTGGAGCCGGGCTTTTTAGTATTGGATGCGCTCTTCCCGGGCGTCACGATGGCCGGGACCCTGGGCGAGCAGACAGCCTCCGCGTGCACGCGTGCCACCTCAATCTCGGGGGGCAATGCCTATCGCGGCACGCCCGCGGATACCGGCTGCTTTGGTGACCCGGATACGGGCTATCTCCTGCTAACGCCCGCGGGCGGGCGCACGGCCCTGCTCGGGGCCTCCGCGATCCTGCAAAACGAGAGCATCGCGGACCACGAAAACGCCGCCTTTGCCCTGGGCCTGCTGGGCTCCACCCCGCGCCTCGTCTGGTATCAGCCCACCACGGCCGATCTGGAGGTCACCGGCGGCGCCGGGGTCTCCGCGGCGGAGGCCACCCCGGTCTGGCTCACGTCGGTCCTGGGGTTGATCCTCCTGACCGCGCTCGGCGCAATGGCCTGGCGCGGCCGCCGCTTTGGCGCGCTCGTGGCCGAGGACCTGCCCGTGATTGTGCCGGCCGCCGAGACCATGCGCGGCCGGGCCCGGCTCTATCAATCGCTCGGTGCCCGCGAGCGGGCCCTGGATGCGCTGCGCATCGGCACTATCGACCGTATCGCCTCGGCCCTGGGCCTGCCCCGGCATGCCACGGTGACCGAGGTCAGTGCCGCCGCGGCCGACCGCCTGGGCCGGCCCCGCGCCGAGGTCCACGCCATCCTCTTTGACACCCTGCCCCGGGGGGAGCGCGACCTCATGGCCGGCTCCGCCGCGCTCTCGGCACTGGAGGCAGCCATTAACGCCTCGGTGCAGATTGCCCCGCCCCGCCCACTACCCCGCCATCGATCGGAAGTTGACAGCTATGACCATGACCCCCGCCGAGAGTATCGAGCGCGATAA